A part of Paenibacillus donghaensis genomic DNA contains:
- a CDS encoding HEAT repeat domain-containing protein: protein MLNEETAVNELPENYEELKREANRSGDWRARLAAVEALGETKHAKIIDILTRLMNSDPVYTVQEAAYRKLAAFGEEVKAPSKNKPELVKGVSKILIRIKKSLPKDHSYEDFKEKLQKMRVDIYDAYEGEKGADFDTWLMKMWSAEKK, encoded by the coding sequence ATGTTGAACGAAGAAACAGCAGTAAATGAATTGCCGGAGAATTACGAGGAACTGAAGCGGGAGGCCAACCGTTCGGGAGACTGGAGAGCGCGCCTGGCTGCGGTTGAAGCCCTGGGGGAGACCAAACACGCGAAGATCATTGATATCCTTACACGGCTGATGAACAGTGATCCCGTATATACCGTACAAGAGGCGGCTTATCGCAAGCTTGCGGCGTTTGGCGAAGAGGTGAAGGCCCCATCCAAGAACAAGCCGGAGCTGGTCAAGGGTGTATCGAAGATTCTGATCCGTATCAAGAAGAGTCTGCCGAAGGACCATTCCTATGAAGACTTCAAAGAGAAGCTGCAGAAGATGCGCGTGGATATCTACGATGCTTATGAAGGCGAGAAGGGTGCGGACTTCGACACCTGGCTGATGAAGATGTGGAGTGCAGAGAAGAAGTAG
- a CDS encoding STM3941 family protein produces the protein MSEAVFSEPLKIYLSKSKLWLMVLGSLIFVALGVWLIKLYVRGAVTFLHAGLGVISILFFGACLLFVVVKLFDRAPAVILDQRGITDQSSFAAGGFIGWDDIEDIQLYQLSGQTMIGIQLKDPALYLKQQYGSKGRLMRINQGMVQSPVNIAQTSLNLPLALLYEEIMLRWELHQSVKP, from the coding sequence ATGAGTGAAGCTGTGTTCAGTGAACCTCTGAAGATATATTTGTCCAAAAGCAAGCTGTGGCTAATGGTTTTGGGTTCGCTCATTTTTGTAGCGCTGGGCGTGTGGCTGATCAAACTGTATGTCCGCGGAGCTGTAACTTTTCTCCATGCCGGACTGGGTGTAATAAGTATCCTTTTTTTCGGAGCGTGCCTGCTCTTTGTTGTGGTGAAGCTGTTCGACCGTGCGCCGGCCGTGATTCTGGATCAGCGGGGGATTACCGATCAGTCATCTTTTGCCGCGGGAGGCTTCATCGGCTGGGATGACATTGAGGATATTCAGCTGTACCAGCTGTCAGGCCAGACCATGATCGGCATCCAACTGAAGGATCCGGCGCTCTATCTTAAGCAGCAGTATGGGTCCAAGGGTCGGCTGATGAGAATCAACCAGGGCATGGTTCAGTCACCGGTGAATATTGCCCAGACTTCGCTGAATCTGCCGCTGGCACTGCTCTATGAGGAGATAATGCTCCGCTGGGAGCTACATCAATCAGTGAAACCATAA
- a CDS encoding SMI1/KNR4 family protein — MPTQELKPQFEQYLQLSAGLRPEYPGSLGAGNLDAIREAVGSSTELPALLEAVYSLVSGTGSEEEEPSLVEFIPGYRLIHVGEYAEQIQVLAGILEDKGYNGGGTVLPLLTNYGSDFICYFRSADGEERVCDLLHDFGDLAVMYDSPAKFLETLCEFYKQEVYFLDEDGYLDCDLVLEGEVGAAFNPAATYWAE; from the coding sequence ATGCCAACTCAAGAGTTAAAGCCGCAGTTTGAACAATACCTGCAGCTGTCTGCCGGGCTGCGGCCGGAGTATCCGGGCAGTCTGGGGGCAGGGAATTTAGATGCAATCAGGGAGGCTGTTGGTTCTTCGACTGAACTTCCGGCGCTGCTGGAGGCCGTATATAGTCTGGTTTCGGGAACGGGAAGTGAGGAGGAAGAACCCAGTCTGGTCGAATTCATTCCGGGATACCGGCTGATCCATGTCGGTGAATACGCGGAGCAGATACAGGTGTTGGCAGGTATTCTGGAGGACAAAGGTTACAACGGCGGCGGCACCGTGCTCCCGCTCCTGACCAACTATGGCAGTGACTTCATCTGCTACTTCCGTTCTGCGGACGGCGAGGAGCGGGTGTGCGATTTGCTCCATGACTTCGGCGACCTCGCAGTCATGTATGACTCCCCTGCAAAGTTCCTGGAGACCTTGTGTGAATTCTACAAGCAGGAGGTCTATTTCCTTGATGAAGACGGATACCTCGACTGCGATCTGGTCCTTGAAGGGGAAGTGGGCGCGGCATTCAACCCTGCTGCGACTTATTGGGCGGAGTAG
- a CDS encoding acyl-CoA synthetase: protein MMDNQQWIAPEYYNLVSEMEQHPSEKTALKFVDDKDQCELISYGGLLQQANRLAGGLAALGLRQGDKVLVMVPRRIITYAIYIACLKLGLAIIPSSEMLRAKDLAYRLRHSEARAVIAWSKIAHEVERIDDDLPSLDFRIAVAEDQPVSEGWLDLEELMARQPDHFTSVQTRRDDIAILAYTSGTTGNPKAVVHSHGWAYAHLRIVSSQWLDIRESDTVWATAAPGWQKWIWSPFLTVLGNGATGFVYNGAFHPKRYLQLLQDHGIQVLCCTPTEYRLMAKTEGLPHYDLSRLRCAVSAGEPLNQEVINTFQRHFDLTIRDGYGQTESTLIIGTLKDMPIRIGSMGKSIAPGLVEVVDDEGLPLAPGIVGDIAVHLSMPALFHTYYKDPERKANCSHGDFFVTGDRASKDEDGYFWFEGRGDDIIISSGYTIGPFEVEEALMKHASVKECAVVASPDEIRGHIVKAFVVLKDEVEGTPKLAKELQNHVKEWTAPYKYPRKIDFIADLPKTASGKIRRVELREQENRAARES, encoded by the coding sequence ATTATGGACAATCAGCAATGGATTGCACCTGAATATTACAATCTTGTCTCGGAAATGGAGCAGCATCCTTCAGAGAAGACTGCGCTTAAGTTTGTGGACGACAAGGATCAGTGCGAGCTGATCAGCTACGGGGGCTTATTGCAGCAGGCCAACCGGCTGGCCGGAGGGCTCGCGGCCCTTGGCCTTCGCCAGGGCGATAAGGTGCTCGTCATGGTACCACGCAGAATTATTACCTACGCCATCTACATCGCTTGCCTGAAGCTGGGACTGGCAATTATCCCCTCCTCGGAGATGCTGCGTGCCAAAGACCTGGCTTACCGGCTGCGCCACTCGGAGGCGCGGGCGGTCATTGCCTGGTCCAAGATTGCCCATGAGGTGGAGAGAATCGATGATGATCTGCCATCGCTGGATTTCCGTATCGCTGTTGCCGAAGATCAGCCCGTTTCGGAAGGCTGGCTCGATCTGGAGGAGCTGATGGCAAGGCAGCCGGATCACTTCACCTCCGTGCAGACACGCCGTGACGATATCGCCATCCTGGCTTATACCTCCGGCACTACGGGCAACCCGAAGGCAGTGGTTCACAGCCATGGCTGGGCTTATGCCCACCTGCGGATCGTTTCATCCCAGTGGCTGGATATCCGTGAATCGGATACCGTCTGGGCAACCGCCGCACCCGGCTGGCAGAAATGGATCTGGAGTCCTTTCCTGACCGTGCTTGGAAACGGAGCTACCGGCTTCGTGTATAACGGAGCTTTTCATCCGAAACGTTATTTGCAGCTGCTGCAGGATCATGGCATCCAGGTCCTCTGCTGCACGCCTACCGAATACCGTCTTATGGCCAAAACAGAAGGCTTGCCGCATTACGACCTGTCCCGGCTGCGCTGCGCGGTATCCGCCGGCGAACCGCTTAACCAGGAGGTCATCAACACCTTCCAGCGCCACTTCGACCTGACGATCCGCGACGGCTACGGCCAGACGGAGAGCACGCTGATTATCGGAACGCTCAAGGATATGCCGATCCGCATTGGCTCGATGGGCAAATCGATCGCCCCCGGTCTGGTTGAGGTGGTGGACGATGAAGGCCTGCCGCTGGCTCCGGGAATCGTCGGTGATATTGCCGTGCACCTGAGCATGCCGGCCCTATTCCATACTTATTACAAAGACCCTGAGCGCAAAGCCAACTGCTCGCACGGGGACTTCTTCGTTACCGGCGACCGTGCAAGCAAGGATGAGGACGGCTACTTCTGGTTCGAGGGGCGCGGCGACGATATTATCATCAGCTCCGGCTATACCATTGGACCGTTTGAAGTGGAAGAAGCGCTGATGAAGCATGCTTCGGTCAAGGAATGTGCCGTTGTTGCCAGCCCGGATGAAATTCGCGGCCACATCGTCAAGGCTTTTGTCGTGCTTAAGGATGAGGTTGAAGGTACCCCTAAGCTGGCCAAAGAGCTGCAGAACCATGTGAAAGAGTGGACAGCTCCTTACAAATATCCGCGCAAAATCGATTTCATCGCCGATCTGCCGAAAACAGCCTCCGGCAAAATCCGCAGAGTCGAGCTGCGCGAGCAGGAGAACCGCGCCGCGCGGGAATCCTAA
- a CDS encoding ABC transporter permease — translation MRHYRGVSLRFLKRQRLLTVLTVIAIALSVALVSVLAILSDALKQSQIIQAETLLGQQHVHFKGLTPEQLETLRADGRIQRMGFSKVVGSTDIPDENFPINLEEQNIDAIELLGFQLLQGRYPTAANEIMLDEQSLGYLGVSFTEDTQITLPVAINLMQEDGSFTPAGIEEKLFTLTGVAKNHPATVGGRYGVGCVGPGSFPELPSRVGAFVRFTSGVDPVQAEEDLAAKLHLAEWQVDENSRLLSALGYEGRESEASGIGGLGFSGIIVGGLILLAACLVIYNIFQVSVVQRTRQFGTLRAIGATPAQIRKLVVLEALLLCAFGIPLGLLLGILSSRGVVSSVGSLINPEVLGVSSLDEAVEVVRGSVRIPWRQLAGAAGLGLAATLLSAWLPARMASRVPPVTAITGLVGSGVTRTRPSRRRRPARHILWQTARLNLSRNRGRTAVTVISLTMMVITYVTLQSFLQSFNMTEILADSMDSAYSLTTLEGLTDQDLAAVRAMPGVERVRTAMEAAQPYDIDAHKAAELQTDEASQAYSVEHTFEAIGYDDATLQLMLDEVGSSAPTLQQMREQPLALVWDKEVNYRFSPQWAPPAIGESLPFLEHSFQIAGTVDNIAIHRYATQLGYTLLMHEDQLRKLLPAAAVNYADIFLNPSITSEQDQKIHQMLEQIASNTAGCTLSTFEDTKADLEKSLNAIKGLGYGMILLVSLIGSLNIINTTVTSLHARRSELGTLRAIGMSSAQLNGMVILESLQYGLRALLFGLPLGMICSALVMSSNDQVESWQPPIGPLFMASLFALLLCLLAAWPPVASMKKMNIVESIGRVD, via the coding sequence ATGAGACATTACCGTGGAGTAAGCCTGCGGTTCTTGAAACGCCAGCGGCTGCTGACCGTGCTAACCGTGATTGCCATAGCCCTGTCTGTGGCCTTGGTCAGTGTACTCGCCATCCTCTCGGATGCCTTGAAGCAGTCCCAGATCATACAGGCTGAAACCCTGTTGGGACAGCAGCATGTCCACTTCAAGGGCTTGACACCAGAGCAGCTGGAGACGCTGCGGGCAGATGGCCGGATACAGCGAATGGGGTTCAGCAAGGTTGTCGGCAGCACAGATATCCCTGACGAGAATTTCCCGATTAACCTGGAGGAACAGAATATCGATGCGATAGAGCTGCTGGGCTTCCAACTGCTCCAGGGGCGTTATCCCACCGCTGCGAATGAGATTATGCTGGATGAGCAGAGCCTAGGCTATTTGGGTGTATCCTTCACTGAAGACACCCAGATTACTCTGCCTGTTGCCATCAACTTGATGCAGGAGGACGGCAGCTTCACTCCAGCAGGGATCGAAGAGAAACTGTTCACCTTAACCGGGGTAGCGAAGAATCACCCTGCCACAGTGGGGGGACGCTATGGCGTCGGTTGCGTGGGTCCGGGCAGCTTCCCGGAGCTGCCTAGTAGGGTCGGTGCTTTTGTAAGGTTTACCTCCGGTGTTGACCCCGTGCAGGCAGAAGAGGACCTTGCTGCCAAGCTGCATCTGGCCGAGTGGCAGGTCGATGAGAACAGCCGGCTGCTGTCGGCTCTCGGATATGAAGGGCGGGAATCCGAAGCTTCAGGGATTGGAGGCTTGGGCTTTAGCGGCATCATTGTCGGCGGCTTGATCCTGTTGGCGGCGTGCCTGGTCATTTATAATATATTTCAGGTATCCGTCGTTCAGCGCACCCGCCAATTCGGCACCCTGCGTGCGATCGGAGCCACCCCTGCTCAGATTCGCAAGCTGGTTGTGCTGGAAGCGCTCCTGCTCTGTGCCTTTGGCATTCCACTCGGACTGCTGCTTGGCATCCTGTCCTCCCGTGGAGTGGTCAGCAGTGTCGGCAGCCTTATTAATCCCGAGGTACTTGGCGTATCCTCTCTTGATGAAGCCGTGGAAGTCGTACGCGGGAGTGTGCGAATCCCTTGGCGGCAGCTCGCGGGTGCGGCAGGATTGGGACTTGCCGCTACGCTGCTGTCAGCCTGGCTTCCGGCGCGTATGGCCTCCAGAGTGCCGCCTGTCACAGCCATTACCGGGCTGGTCGGCAGCGGGGTTACACGTACCAGACCCAGCAGAAGACGCAGACCTGCGCGGCACATCCTCTGGCAGACCGCCAGACTGAACCTCTCACGCAACCGCGGACGTACAGCGGTTACGGTGATTTCTCTGACGATGATGGTGATCACCTACGTTACCCTGCAATCTTTCCTACAGTCCTTTAACATGACGGAGATCCTTGCCGACTCTATGGACAGTGCCTATTCGCTTACTACCCTTGAAGGCCTGACAGATCAGGACCTGGCGGCTGTACGCGCCATGCCCGGAGTGGAGCGCGTGAGAACGGCCATGGAGGCAGCACAGCCTTATGATATCGATGCGCACAAGGCAGCAGAGCTGCAGACGGATGAGGCATCACAAGCCTATTCGGTCGAACATACCTTCGAGGCCATTGGTTATGATGATGCCACCCTGCAGTTGATGTTGGACGAAGTGGGCAGCTCTGCCCCTACACTGCAGCAGATGCGGGAGCAGCCGCTGGCACTGGTGTGGGATAAGGAAGTCAACTACAGGTTCTCGCCGCAGTGGGCACCGCCGGCTATCGGAGAGTCTTTGCCCTTTCTGGAGCATTCCTTCCAAATTGCCGGTACGGTCGACAATATAGCGATTCACCGCTATGCCACTCAGTTGGGCTACACCCTGCTGATGCATGAGGATCAGCTGAGGAAGCTCCTGCCGGCCGCAGCGGTGAACTATGCGGATATTTTTCTGAACCCATCCATAACGTCTGAGCAGGACCAAAAGATTCATCAGATGCTGGAACAGATCGCCAGCAACACAGCAGGCTGCACCTTATCCACCTTCGAAGACACCAAGGCTGATCTGGAGAAAAGCCTGAACGCCATCAAAGGCCTGGGCTATGGGATGATTCTGCTGGTATCACTAATTGGCTCGCTTAATATTATCAATACTACAGTAACCAGCCTGCATGCCCGCCGGTCAGAGCTTGGCACCCTGCGCGCCATTGGCATGAGCAGTGCACAGCTGAATGGAATGGTGATTCTCGAAAGTCTGCAGTATGGCCTGCGCGCCCTTCTATTCGGACTGCCGCTTGGCATGATCTGCTCCGCACTGGTGATGTCCAGCAATGACCAAGTTGAGAGCTGGCAGCCACCGATCGGACCCCTATTCATGGCGTCGCTGTTTGCTCTTCTGCTCTGCCTGCTCGCGGCCTGGCCTCCGGTAGCCTCTATGAAGAAAATGAACATTGTCGAGAGTATTGGGCGCGTGGATTGA
- a CDS encoding ABC transporter ATP-binding protein, producing MSVLACEQLTRTYGAGEAKVTALHEVNIEIEAGQFVVFTGPSGSGKSTLLHLLGGLDAPSSGRVLAEGKDLYKLPEKELAVFRRRTFGFVFQSFNLVPVLTAAENILMPLLLDGRKVDPGWLDQLTQMLGIAERLSHLPGQLSGGQQQRVAIARALINRPRIVFADEPTGNLDTVTGNEVLALLKQSVAELGNTLVMITHDPQIACQAGRRISVVDGRLLEEDAQ from the coding sequence ATGTCAGTATTAGCTTGCGAACAATTAACCCGGACCTATGGCGCCGGTGAAGCCAAGGTCACAGCCCTGCATGAGGTCAATATTGAGATTGAAGCAGGGCAATTTGTTGTGTTCACCGGTCCTAGCGGCAGCGGCAAATCAACCCTGCTGCATCTGCTGGGCGGACTGGATGCTCCCAGCAGCGGACGGGTGCTGGCCGAAGGCAAGGATCTGTACAAGCTGCCGGAGAAGGAGCTGGCGGTGTTCCGCCGCCGCACGTTCGGGTTCGTGTTCCAATCCTTCAACCTGGTGCCTGTGCTGACCGCAGCGGAGAATATCCTGATGCCGCTGCTGCTCGACGGGCGCAAGGTAGACCCGGGTTGGCTGGACCAGCTGACGCAGATGCTGGGCATTGCCGAACGGCTCAGCCACCTGCCGGGCCAGCTCTCCGGCGGACAGCAGCAGCGGGTGGCGATTGCCAGGGCGCTGATCAACCGCCCGCGCATCGTATTCGCGGACGAGCCGACCGGCAACCTCGATACCGTTACCGGGAATGAGGTGCTGGCCTTGCTCAAGCAGTCGGTGGCCGAGTTGGGCAACACGCTGGTGATGATCACCCATGATCCGCAGATCGCCTGCCAGGCCGGACGGCGGATCTCCGTGGTGGACGGAAGGCTGCTGGAGGAGGACGCGCAATGA
- a CDS encoding HAMP domain-containing sensor histidine kinase, with protein sequence MALSGTERSTSSSPATRATGRTRFKGLRTLLRGRTISLKIWLLLLIILSVLLPVQIMIQSEKLLEAYNDRYFPVVPAQPGEVVQDEDVAFITWDGSPVTGMFELHKRQVNGNSWKYRLVNRYAHIPMFALSLLSVLVIIWMFYRWKLHKPLSLLSEGMAHIRQQDLDFKVEYHSRDELGQLCQGFEQMRGQLNDTFHELWDAQAAQAQLVQAFAHDLRTPLTVLKGFAGMLELQADRDTLEPAKVKQHALLMQDNIIRIERYLDGLRELRSLEQWKLSVSPLSLSAYADRLRSEASLLAGLAGKQLTVEPPAETTVHWDAALVSRILTNLTANALHYAASQVRITLRREQAELVITLSDDGPGLDAAALQRAFEPFYRGDDSRSGAGLGLGLSIARSLAVRHGGSLGLANRLADGRVAGAEAVLRLPCAADGIANVASIQKL encoded by the coding sequence ATGGCGCTGAGCGGTACAGAGAGATCAACCTCCTCCTCACCTGCGACCCGGGCTACAGGGAGGACACGCTTCAAGGGACTGCGCACACTCCTCAGAGGACGCACAATTTCACTAAAAATATGGCTGCTGCTGCTGATCATTCTCTCTGTACTGCTCCCGGTACAGATTATGATTCAGTCCGAGAAGCTGCTGGAGGCTTATAATGACCGCTATTTCCCCGTTGTTCCGGCCCAGCCCGGGGAAGTTGTGCAGGATGAGGATGTGGCCTTCATCACCTGGGACGGCAGTCCCGTCACAGGTATGTTCGAGCTGCATAAGCGGCAAGTGAACGGAAACAGCTGGAAATACCGCTTGGTCAACCGCTATGCCCACATTCCGATGTTTGCCTTAAGTCTGCTGTCCGTGCTGGTCATAATCTGGATGTTCTACCGCTGGAAGCTGCACAAGCCGCTGAGTCTGCTCAGTGAAGGTATGGCCCACATCCGCCAACAGGATCTGGATTTCAAGGTCGAGTACCACAGCCGCGATGAGCTTGGCCAGCTGTGTCAAGGCTTCGAGCAGATGCGCGGCCAGCTGAATGATACATTCCATGAGCTGTGGGATGCCCAGGCCGCCCAGGCGCAGCTGGTTCAGGCCTTCGCCCACGATCTGCGCACGCCGCTGACCGTGCTCAAGGGCTTCGCCGGCATGCTGGAGCTGCAGGCGGACCGCGATACGCTTGAACCAGCCAAGGTCAAGCAGCATGCCCTGCTGATGCAGGATAACATTATCCGCATCGAGCGCTATCTGGACGGGCTGCGCGAGCTGCGCAGCCTGGAGCAGTGGAAGCTGAGCGTGTCTCCGCTCAGCCTGAGTGCCTACGCGGACCGGCTGCGGTCCGAGGCGTCGCTGCTGGCCGGACTGGCCGGCAAGCAGCTCACGGTGGAGCCTCCCGCGGAGACCACCGTGCACTGGGATGCCGCGCTGGTCAGCCGCATCCTGACGAACCTGACGGCTAATGCGCTGCATTATGCCGCCTCACAGGTTCGGATTACCCTGCGGCGGGAGCAGGCGGAGCTCGTCATCACGCTCAGCGATGACGGGCCGGGTCTGGACGCGGCGGCGCTGCAGCGCGCGTTCGAGCCCTTCTACCGCGGCGATGATTCGCGCAGCGGCGCGGGGCTGGGGCTTGGTCTCAGCATCGCCCGCAGTCTGGCCGTCCGCCACGGCGGCAGCCTGGGGCTCGCCAACCGGCTGGCAGATGGCCGGGTCGCCGGAGCCGAGGCTGTGCTGCGCCTGCCTTGCGCAGCGGACGGTATAGCAAATGTTGCGAGTATACAGAAACTATAG
- a CDS encoding response regulator transcription factor, translating to MKETILIVDDEQDIVTMLQEFLLEEGYEVWTAGDGRAALLLADRKPGPDLILLDVMMPGMDGFSVCREIRDRVGCPILFLTARVEEADHVLGLSLGGDDYILKPFNISELAARISAHLRRERRKTSHSSRVYCGKMWIDYAARLVGCGTAELPLARKEYEVLELLSLHAGQVFSRERIYERVWGYDAAGDPQAVTEHVKRLRGKLAQIEEESHVETVWGVGYRWR from the coding sequence ATGAAGGAAACGATACTTATCGTAGATGATGAACAGGATATTGTGACTATGCTGCAGGAATTTCTCCTGGAGGAGGGCTACGAGGTGTGGACAGCCGGAGACGGCCGGGCGGCACTGCTGCTGGCTGACCGGAAGCCGGGTCCGGATCTGATTCTGCTCGATGTGATGATGCCGGGTATGGATGGCTTCTCCGTGTGCCGGGAGATCCGGGATCGGGTAGGCTGCCCGATTCTTTTTCTGACGGCCAGGGTCGAGGAGGCCGATCATGTGCTGGGCCTGTCACTGGGCGGGGATGATTATATCCTGAAGCCATTCAATATCTCAGAGCTGGCAGCACGCATCTCGGCCCATCTGCGCCGGGAACGCCGGAAGACCAGCCACAGCAGCCGGGTATATTGCGGCAAGATGTGGATCGATTACGCCGCCCGGCTGGTCGGCTGCGGGACGGCAGAGCTGCCGCTCGCCCGCAAGGAATATGAGGTGCTGGAGCTGCTGTCGCTGCATGCAGGCCAGGTCTTCTCACGGGAGCGGATCTATGAGCGGGTCTGGGGCTACGATGCCGCGGGCGACCCGCAGGCGGTAACGGAACATGTGAAACGGCTGCGGGGCAAGCTGGCCCAGATTGAAGAGGAATCGCATGTCGAGACCGTCTGGGGGGTGGGTTACCGATGGCGCTGA
- a CDS encoding GNAT family N-acetyltransferase, whose protein sequence is MNRTTFEQIFAIMQRSFPDNEYRTFEGQLALLNNPHYRLITDTDQSGTIIAFLACWEFPKFRFVEHLAVDPDIRGGGIGKQLMLTYMKQSDKPVLLEVEPPLQEMAQRRVGFYERLGFHLNPYPYVQPPLREGQAELPLCIMTSPQPVEEQEFLRFREVLYREVYRTVSA, encoded by the coding sequence ATGAACCGTACAACCTTTGAACAAATATTCGCTATTATGCAGCGATCTTTTCCAGACAATGAATACAGAACCTTTGAAGGCCAGCTGGCCTTATTGAATAACCCGCATTACCGGCTGATCACAGATACGGACCAGTCTGGTACAATCATTGCTTTCCTGGCCTGCTGGGAGTTTCCGAAGTTCCGGTTTGTGGAGCATCTTGCCGTGGACCCGGATATCCGGGGCGGCGGCATCGGCAAGCAGCTGATGCTTACCTATATGAAGCAATCGGACAAGCCTGTGCTGCTGGAGGTAGAGCCGCCGCTGCAGGAAATGGCGCAACGCCGGGTGGGTTTCTATGAGCGGCTGGGCTTCCATCTGAATCCGTATCCTTATGTGCAGCCTCCGCTGCGCGAGGGACAGGCCGAGCTGCCGCTGTGCATCATGACCAGCCCGCAGCCTGTAGAGGAGCAGGAGTTTCTCCGCTTCCGCGAGGTGCTGTACCGGGAGGTCTATCGGACGGTATCAGCTTAG
- a CDS encoding DMT family transporter, translated as MRSTGLKLAYAFAVMNAVIIGFSFLFTKMALAEASPLDTLTYRFIASFVIMTVPVVCGWIKVDYRGKPIGRALLLATMYPLGFFTLQVFGLRLATSAEGGILYSFTPVVTMIIASVFLKERTTLAQKLCIFLSVFGVVFIFIMKGGGLQLSNLSGILLLFLTTVAFAGYSVLARSLSKAFTPAEIGYLMMTVGFVTFLLISLSGHVVQGTLGDFFKPLASRTFIYSCLYLGIAASLVTTLTSNYILSKIEASAMSVFTNLSTIVSIAAGALVLGEEVTIYHVIGSVLIILGVVGTNLRRRQSVRGQRIG; from the coding sequence ATGCGATCCACAGGACTTAAGCTCGCTTACGCTTTTGCCGTAATGAATGCGGTGATTATCGGATTTTCATTTCTATTTACCAAAATGGCGCTGGCCGAGGCCAGTCCCCTGGATACACTAACCTACCGCTTCATCGCCTCTTTTGTCATCATGACGGTGCCGGTTGTCTGCGGCTGGATCAAGGTTGATTATCGCGGCAAACCGATCGGCCGGGCGCTGCTGCTGGCCACGATGTACCCGCTGGGATTCTTTACTCTGCAGGTGTTCGGACTCCGGCTGGCCACTTCCGCCGAAGGCGGGATTCTGTATTCGTTCACGCCCGTTGTAACGATGATCATCGCTTCTGTGTTTCTGAAGGAACGTACCACCCTTGCACAGAAGTTATGTATTTTCCTGTCGGTTTTTGGTGTCGTGTTTATCTTCATCATGAAAGGCGGCGGCCTGCAGCTGTCGAATCTGAGCGGTATTCTGCTGCTGTTCCTGACCACTGTTGCTTTTGCCGGATATAGCGTGCTGGCCCGTTCCCTCTCCAAAGCATTCACCCCTGCCGAAATCGGCTATCTGATGATGACTGTCGGCTTCGTCACCTTTCTGCTGATCTCTCTTTCAGGTCATGTGGTACAAGGCACGTTGGGAGATTTCTTCAAGCCGCTGGCCAGCCGGACGTTTATCTACTCCTGCCTCTATCTGGGCATAGCCGCTTCGCTGGTTACTACCTTGACCTCCAACTATATTTTGTCCAAAATCGAAGCCTCAGCCATGAGCGTATTCACCAACCTCTCCACCATCGTCTCCATCGCCGCCGGAGCACTGGTGCTTGGGGAAGAAGTTACCATCTATCATGTCATTGGCTCCGTGCTGATTATCCTTGGGGTGGTGGGCACCAATCTACGGCGGCGGCAGAGCGTCAGGGGGCAGCGGATCGGATGA